In Debaryomyces hansenii CBS767 chromosome B complete sequence, one genomic interval encodes:
- a CDS encoding DEHA2B10494p (weakly similar to uniprot|P38637 Saccharomyces cerevisiae YIR011C STS1 Protein that interacts with the karyopherin Srp1p), producing MMSTGFSWGTQALSESTEVNSGLGDLPTSIPRYTPNLKPVNNNHHSNGKKRRYSEDQESKVVKPTGNRKHYTTPSTYYKSKKSRTPKIMGQKLPINRLVEALDHTSLQRLLESLIHEHPEISNTIDKISPKPTLTDSIELIKQKFNSIMHHLPYKCDTESDYSYLRIKTHLNEFLNCLSDFILNFLPPIETNVFNSLKFLDEVTDLIHTLPNFSNSEFQYTKSMAYEQISNTWLIVLNHKMRPDDGTNNNNTSNTNEALSSSSSPSPVAQCNMENSAQLIKIIDELNLQQKLAKHDNMSIGKFKLVVEFVNSEIENYENFNHTVTNNGGILNDLITVDYSNFSIAARTSH from the coding sequence ATGATGTCTACAGGATTTTCATGGGGTACCCAGGCGTTATCTGAAAGCACTGAGGTTAATAGCGGTTTAGGTGACTTGCCTACAAGTATTCCAAGGTACACACCTAACCTCAAACCTGTGAATAATAACCATCATAGCAACGGGAAAAAGCGAAGATATTCTGAGGACCAGGAGTCTAAAGTGGTCAAGCCAACAGGGAATAGGAAACACTATACCACCCCCAGCACATATTATAAGAGTAAGAAATCTAGAACGCCAAAAATTATGGGTCAAAAGTTACCTATCAACAGACTTGTTGAAGCGTTAGACCATACATCATTACAGAGGCTTCTTGAGAGCTTAATACACGAGCATCCAGAAATATCCAATACTATTGATAAGATTTCGCCAAAGCCAACTTTGACGGATTCTATTGAACTCATCAAACAAAAATTCAACAGCATCATGCATCATTTGCCCTACAAATGTGACACCGAGTCAGACTATTCATACCTTCGTATAAAGACCCATTTGAACGAATTCTTGAACTGTCTTTCGGATTTTATATTAAACTTTTTACCCCCGATCGAAACAAACGTGTTCAACTCACTTAAATTTCTAGATGAAGTGACCGACTTGATACACACTTTGCCAAACTTTTCCAATAGTGAATTTCAGTACACCAAGCTGATGGCCTATGAACAGATTTCAAACACCTGGTTGATCGTATTAAATCACAAAATGCGCCCAGATGATGGcacaaacaataataatacatcCAATACCAACGAAGctttatcatcatcatcatcccCTTCACCAGTTGCCCAGTGCAACATGGAGAACTCGGCACAgttaattaaaataattgaCGAGTTAAACTTGCAACAAAAATTAGCTAAACATGATAACATGTCCATCGGAAAATTCAAGTTAGTCGTCGAATTTGTTAATTCagagattgaaaattacgAGAACTTCAACCACACAGTAACTAACAATGGTGGCATCttaaatgatttgataaCCGTTGATTATTCCAACTTTTCGATTGCCGCGAGAACATCGCATtaa
- a CDS encoding DEHA2B10516p (weakly similar to CA4747|IPF4484 Candida albicans IPF4484), producing MTALTNIKFITSIIHWISDFPNSPISASCIPVDVASPTVIYKTLKLLLNENDFQPQLELHEIPEVDINQDGSGSIISVPVNVNEMIQEIERVLERHFYNNNGKLKKIRGIRQIYKAINFYKLVVFQDINSISKFCELILRIGTYSSKLSTFGLTSIEFLCDQDKESIDEYFYGKDFKEIEIINNTDMELEDITNGRCISMQNEEEENKYTQYCNSRVDEMSNTRTIDNYRETIRTTGDKYDDLIENKSDISRRDIEVVDSIIWENEQFQKLIYSLLNV from the coding sequence ATGACAGCTTTGACTAATATAAAGTTCATTACATCTATCATTCATTGGATCTCAGACTTCCCTAATAGCCCAATATCAGCTAGTTGCATTCCAGTAGACGTAGCAAGTCCAACTGTTATTTATAAAACGCTAAAGCTTTTATTGAATGAGAACGACTTTCAACCACAATTAGAACTCCATGAAATACCTGAAGTGGATATTAATCAGGATGGGTCTGGAAGCATTATAAGCGTACCTGTAAACGTAAATGAAATGATTCAGGAAATAGAGAGGGTATTGGAAAGacatttttataataataatgggAAGCTAAAGAAAATTAGAGGGATAAGACAGATCTATAAAGCGATAAATTTCTACAAATTAGTAGTATTTCAGGATATTAATTCGATTAGCAAATTCTGTGAATTAATACTTAGGATCGGAACCTATTCgtcaaaattatcaacttTTGGTTTAACATCGATAGAATTTCTATGTGATCAGGACaaagaatcaattgatGAGTATTTTTATGGAAAGGATTTTAAAGAAATcgaaattatcaataatacaGATATggaattagaagatatcACAAATGGACGGTGCATATCAATGCAGaatgaagaggaagaaaataaatatactCAATATTGCAATTCAAGAGTGGATGAAATGAGTAACACTAGGacaattgataattataGAGAAACAATCCGAACAACTGGGGATAAATATGATGACTTGATCGAAAACAAAAGTGATATTTCTCGGAGAGATATAGAAGTTGTAGATTCGATCATATGGGAGAACgaacaatttcaaaaattaatatatagtttattaaatgtatga
- a CDS encoding DEHA2B10538p (similar to uniprot|P40055 Saccharomyces cerevisiae YER082C UTP7 Nucleolar protein), which yields MALTGKMGSYDRSNTEKFERGGSKQQRKAKYTKDKKLNAGLKKVDRQYKEAVMSAAGTDMLLQEEAGFLEAEEPMERTYKFKQDDIVEAVDVGAANKKFDLSLPEFGPYTLDYSRNGRELLIGGRKGHVASIDWRTGKLDCELHLNETVNSVKYLHNDQYFAVAQKKYTFIYDKLGTELHRLKQHVEATLLDFLPYHFLLASAGNTGFLKYHDVSTGQLVSEIRTKLGPTQAMKQNPWNAVMHLGHGNGTVSLWSPNMSTPLAKIQSSRGPVRDVAIDREGKYMAVSGADKTLKIWDLRKFKEIDSYYTPTPASSLDISDTGLLSVSWGPHVTVWKDVFKSKQNSPYMNHLVPSSKIEKIKFVPFEDILGAGHEKGMSSLIIPGSGEANYDALELNPYETAKQRQQQEVRSLINKLSPDTISLDPNVIGTVDKRSSSVRLKPQEINEVVSQENQDKQEKMAVRPEVKGKNSALRSHLRKKKQNVIDQRKLRIEKNLKMEKEARQRRHREFKGIPEEKDLLGPALSRFK from the coding sequence ATGGCACTCACAGGGAAGATGGGATCTTATGATAGGTCCAATACCGAAAAATTCGAGCGAGGTGGATCGAAACAACAAAGAAAGGCAAAATATACTAAAGATAAGAAGTTGAATGCCGGTTTGAAAAAAGTGGATAGACAGTATAAGGAGGCCGTTATGTCTGCAGCAGGAACGGATATGTTATTGCAAGAAGAGGCGGGGTTTTTGGAAGCAGAAGAACCTATGGAAAGAACGTACAAATTTAAGCAGGATGACATCGTTGAGGCCGTAGACGTGGGAGCAGCGAACAAAAAATTCGACCTCAGCTTGCCAGAATTTGGCCCGTATACACTCGATTATAGTAGAAATGGGAGAGAATTGCTTATTGGGGGGAGAAAAGGACATGTAGCATCGATTGACTGGAGGACTGGAAAATTGGACTGCGAGTTACACTTGAATGAGACTGTGAACAGTGTGAAGTATTTGCACAATGATCAATACTTTGCTGTGGCCCAGAAAAAGTACACATTTATCTACGATAAGTTAGGAACGGAATTGCATAGATTAAAGCAACATGTGGAGGCTACCTTATTGGACTTTTTGCCGTACCACTTTTTATTGGCGAGTGCTGGTAATACAGGATTTTTGAAGTATCACGATGTTTCCACAGGACAATTAGTTAGTGAAATAAGAACAAAACTCGGGCCTACACAAGCTATGAAGCAAAATCCATGGAATGCTGTAATGCACCTTGGACATGGTAATGGTACTGTTTCTTTATGGTCTCCTAACATGTCGACACCTTTGGCTAAAATTCAATCGTCCAGAGGTCCTGTCAGAGATGTAGCAATTGACAGAGAAGGTAAGTATATGGCTGTCAGTGGTGCCGATAAAACATTAAAGATATGGGATTTACGTAAATTCAAAGAGATAGACAGCTATTATACACCAACTCCTGCATCATCATTAGATATATCAGATACCGGTTTATTATCGGTATCATGGGGTCCCCATGTTACTGTATGGAAAGATGTTTTTAAGTCTAAACAGAACAGTCCATATATGAACCACTTGGTACCAAGCAGTAAAATCGAAAAGATTAAGTTCGTACCctttgaagatattttagGTGCCGGACATGAAAAGGGAATGtcatcattgataatacCAGGTTCTGGTGAAGCCAATTATGATGCATTAGAATTGAATCCATACGAAACAGCTAAACAAAGACAACAACAAGAAGTCAGatcattaatcaataaGTTATCCCCAGATACCATATCGCTTGACCCTAATGTCATTGGTACAGTAGATAAAAGATCTAGCAGCGTGAGATTAAAACCacaagaaataaatgaGGTGGTATCTCAAGAAAACCAAgataaacaagaaaagatGGCAGTAAGACCAGAAGTCAAAGGTAAAAACTCAGCATTAAGAAGCCATCttagaaagaagaagcaaaacGTTATagatcaaagaaaattacgtattgaaaagaatttgaagatggaAAAAGAAGCGAGACAAAGGAGACATAGGGAATTCAAAGGTATCCCTGAAGAAAAGGATTTATTGGGACCTGCATTATCtagatttaaataa
- a CDS encoding DEHA2B10472p (similar to CA4735|IPF7726 Candida albicans IPF7726), with product MVIQDNMIMPTKTIPTYEKQLHEEFLKVYKQLSSLKNNRNIYINSTQIYTIYDEFLSLLHELTVTRKDEELKGITLNLPNGNDVLIDDIWQLLSLCFVTCGLIKFAPATYSSLSTVGKLLEHLKECQVYTMDDLHPIQSRLNEIKDIITSSEGRTDDDDDFAEGKEDDMINNDDPKFHKVEESLLLRNKLNKCQQSLNYLQDKFKQVPADLEPTFNELLSIRKSLLNYLTNASNESAKLSPEEFNSELDRLKSKVNDIKDKRDEDGKFTSSEGTIEELEASQSVLNGLLDDCNNFINDLSIQKNTNNISDMFESLNISGSSSPETIKVVKGLEKLYSYLIDIKFKLENLLITSRWTMRGTDLYTYQKSLKDIEEQRLKLNQSIGTSDSSTDLDTKSIKKLQVLILYLLRRCYALIYKLLESSEPVSESLQPIHNQLSTVRKCLLEIKRVDGLNNLRDVYPFQFKLASLDNLREDGKFIINGQIPEGQGTLNALLAECFDILHELKIELEEKEESSVSNNSLSNSAVNTSDYITDDDDIKSDDEVELKRNRYVGFNEADYDQESESEDSFNESEYESNDYY from the coding sequence ATGGTAATACAAGATAACATGATTATGCCGACTAAAACAATACCAACATATGAAAAACAACTCcatgaagaatttttaaaGGTTTATAAACAGTTATCCTCGTTGAAAAACAATCGGAATATCTATATTAACTCAACACAGATATACACAATTTACGATGAATTTTTAAGTTTACTTCATGAATTGACTGTAACTAgaaaagatgaagaattgaaaggGATAACTCTAAACTTACCCAATGGTAACGATGTTCTAATCGACGATATTTGGCAATTGTTATCTTTATGTTTTGTAACATGTGGATTGATCAAGTTTGCTCCTGCGACTTACTCTTCCCTTTCAACTGTGGGCAAATTGTTAGAGCATTTAAAGGAATGCCAAGTGTATACCATGGACGATTTGCATCCTATTCAACTGAGATTGAATGAGATTAAGGACATTATTACTTCAAGTGAGGGTAGAAcggatgatgatgatgacttTGCTGAGGGCAAGGAGGATGACATGATTAACAATGACGATCCGAAATTTCATAAAGTCGAAGAAAGCTTATTATTACGAAATAAGCTAAACAAATGTCAACAGTCACTAAACTATTTGCAGGATAAGTTTAAACAAGTTCCAGCTGATTTGGAACCTACTTTCAACGAGCTCTTGTCGATTAGAAAGTCACTCTTGAACTACCTTACGAATGCGTCCAACGAGTCTGCTAAATTAAGTCCGGAAGAATTCAATAGTGAATTGGATAGACTAAAGAGCAAGGTGAATGATATCAAAGATAAAAGAGATGAGGATGGGAAGTTCACTAGTTCTGAAGGGAcgattgaagaattagaagcAAGTCAAAGTGTTCTAAATGGATTGCTTGACGATTGcaacaatttcattaatgatttatctaTTCAAAAGAACACCAATAACATTAGTGACATGTTTGAAAGTTTGAACATATCTGGCTCGTCTTCCCCAGAGACTATTAAGGTTGTAAAGGGTCTTGAAAAGTTGTATTCCTATTTGATTGacattaaattcaaattagaaaacCTTTTGATCACAAGTAGATGGACTATGAGAGGAACGGACTTGTACACGTACCAGAAGCTGTTGAAAGACATTGAGGAACAAAGACTAAAGTTGAACCAGTCTATAGGCACGTCTGATTCCTCCACAGACCTCGACACGAAAAGTATCAAGAAATTACAAGTCCTTATTTTATACTTGTTGAGAAGATGCTATGCCTTGATCTACAAATTGTTGGAAAGCTCAGAACCGGTTCTGGAGTCCTTACAACCTATTCATAATCAATTGTCTACTGTTCGTAAATGTTTGTTAGAAATCAAACGTGTTGACGGCCTCAATAATTTAAGGGATGTTTACCCATTTCAATTCAAACTTGCCTctcttgataatttgaGAGAAGACGgaaaattcatcattaatggCCAAATTCCAGAGGGCCAGGGTACACTTAATGCGCTATTGGCCGAATGTTTCGACATCCTACATGAGCTTAAAATCGAAttagaagagaaagaagaatccTCTGTTtcgaataattcattatcaaacaGTGCAGTTAACACAAGCGACTATATTACTGATGATGACGACATTAagtctgatgatgaagttgagttgaaaagaaatagataCGTGGGGTTCAATGAGGCCGACTACGATCAAGAATCGGAGTCAGAAGATAGCTTCAACGAATCAGAATATGAAAGtaatgattattattaa